AATTCCTAGAAAATAGCTTTTTCCATTTAATAAAGAATTTGTCATTAAGTTTTTCATTTTAGTGGGAAAAAATATcactttgtttgtttcctttttccccatagggcaggggtgggcaaaccttctggcccaagggccacatcggggttgcaaaactgtatgacgggctgggtagggaaggctgtgcctccccaaacagcctggcccccgccccctatccaccctgtcccacttcccaccccctgactgcccccctcacaactcccaacccatccaaccccccctgctccttgtcccctgaccaccccctcccgggacccttgcctctaactgccccccgggaccccaccccctatccaacccccccacccatccccgactgccccgccccctatccacacccccaccccctaacaGCCTCCCCGGGATTCCCAtatctatccaaccccccctgttccccgtcccctgacccccccccgaacctccgtcccatccaaccccccccgttccctgtcccctgactgccccctgggactccttgCCCCTTACCCAACCGCCCTGCTCCCTTACGATGCCtttcagagcggcaggagctcgcagccccgctgcccagagcgctggcggcgcgGCAAACtgaggctgagggggaggggacacagtgggggaggggccaggagctagcctccctggccgggagctcaagggccgggcaggacggtcccgcgggccatagtttgcccacctctgccatagggggtttaaaaaaaggaaaggccgggggtgggggcgggaggctTTTTACCCCTAcaatttcagaacaaaaaaatttaaaaagtttcaaaaaaacTGAAATTTGTTGCAGTTTTTCCCTTTtcgattggggggggggggagggagggagagaagttctGAGCTCTAGAAGTATGTTGTCAGATCTCTATCTGATCTCTCCCAtagagggagggagagcagggagcatgGGATACACTATGTTACACTCAAATGCTGTATTCACACAGTTTAGATATTTTAAACGAGCTTTGTACCTCCTCATCAGTTGCCAGACTAAAGCTAGCGTCAATGTTTGGTTTCCATCATTCAGGTCCTGTCCACCAATGCCCACCAGAGAGAATTTGGCTGGACGCTTTCCCAAATCCACTGCGTAGTTACAGTTTTCGAGCTAcaaacacagggaaaaaaaaatatgtacaagaacaaacaaaatttgaaatgtaTATATAACGAGGCTTCCAAATCTTACATTTCTAACCTAGGCTTGTTATTGTTCTTACAGTAACCTAAAGTTCTCACCTTCTTCATGTTCGCACCAAGCTTGGGGTACGGTGGCTTGTTAACCTTATTCCAGTCGACAGGAACTTTGATCTTTTCATATAGTTGCAATATTACCAGTGCATCTTGCAGGTCACTAGAATGGATTAGCATTGGTTAGCCCTGGTGTTCTGAGAGTGAAGCATATCTTGACTTTCCTTAGGTTTACATTTAATGTTATGACTAATTATGTTACAACAGTGCAAAAAAGAAGCAAACAACCACCCCAGAGTAAAATATCAAACTTCTCCCACCTTCTGACGTGGGGACATAAACCCTGGCTATCATATGGCAAATCTAGATTCCAGTGCATCTCCAGAGTGACTGGCAGCTGATATACTGACTAGTCTTGCAGTTTTACTGAGGACCACCTGTTTTAggtagttttaatttaaaaagaaaaagaaagacacCTATCCAAGGCTCTAGGTGCCCTAATGTATCCTTAAACGCAACCAAAGAGATCTGAACAGGTTCAAATACCTACTTTAGTTCATTTAAATGTAGGGTTTCTTTTTTGGTCAATTAAGAATTGAAGTTGCATTCGATCAAAAGCCAACGGCTCTAGTGGAAGAAAGATGCAGAAAACCTACCCATACAGATGGTTTACGTGTGGATTCACACCGAGAGAGTTCATCCAGTTACGGAAGGTCCTTTCTTCACGTGTCTCTCCTACGTTAAAGGAGACAGACATTATGATGCCGGTTCGGGTGCCTCTCACCACTCTGGAGAGAAATCGTGCCTTCGGGACACTGAGCATCCCACCTGCCCTGGCAGGAAGCGCCGTACCAGGCAGCTTACATTGAAGGTTGAAAACCAGTTGCCTCCATAATGATTCATAAAAGGACCAACTTGTAGGGCAGCTACCTGGACATCTTTTCTCAATGCTGAAAGATCTAACTAGGCTTTGGGAAGTTAAGGAGTTTAGGGTCAATAAAATGGACTATGATGTATGCACCACCGGTAAGCGGTGCAATACCCCAGGTGAGACTACGCAGCATTAAATTATTAGCATTAATAATAAATGGCCGAGAACCAGGCAGCCCAGTGCTTTCAGCGATGCCCCTAAAAGCAACAGCTCAGGGTCTCCGGTAACCCATCTACACATGGACTCCTACCTTCCCAGCCTCTCAGCACTGTTGTGGGGGTTGATTAGTCTCTTTAAAGCACACTAGAGGTGACTCTACAGTCACACTTCAGTGCACAGCCTGGTATCTGACCCCTGTGCCAATACGCAAGAAGAGCTGGTCACATGCACACACTGGTAAGCAGCATCGCTGAAAACGAAACACCATCGTGCTGAATCTTTCGTTACTTGCACTCTTAAAAGCCTGATGGCTCATCCGAATGCTAAAAGCCTTTTGTGGTACAAACCATTTCCATTAGGTATTTTTCCTTCACACATCACGATAGGAGAGAAGTTTTATCACCTTCCAGTAGCGTCCAATCGATGTCCTGATTTTCTGGCTTGGTAAGCGCCGGATACTTGTTGAACAAGTTTGCAACGAAGGCTAAGTTCAGTTTGGGATTCCCACTGACAACATCAGCAGGGGTAACAAACTGTCTGCAGCCCAGTCTGTCTGCCTGCTGAAGCATGTATTCTGCTCTCTTCAAGTCATCCTTCTCCTGTTGGGGTGACAGAAGCATGAATAGCCAGCAGCCTTGGAGGACGTCACTCAGCTATAAAGAGCAGGAACTTCTTCCTGAACACTGCCTTTGCTGGACTGAATACACAAGTCCACCTGCTTTCAGGAGGTATGGGGCATTGACTAACTAGGCCAAATAAAAGCAAAGCAATGAATAAATATTGTAGTAATAAGCCATAGCGTTATGGATGCACTGGTCACCATCTACCCGCTTGGTTAGAAAGCTCCCCTCTCAAGCTTTACAGTAGCCAGCTAGAATAATAATTAGAACTCGTGATTCAGCATGCTCGCAAATATATCACCAGGTATAAAGGCGACTGAATTCTCAGACATTTGGTTTACTCCAATTGTTACACTGGCCGTTAATGCCCAGGTCTAAACATGTCCTCATTTAACTGGATACCAGATGTGTGTCTGTCTCGCTTTCCCCACActgatattttatttattctaagTCTGAGAATCACCAGGTGATCAAGAGGCCATAAGCAGCCTGCAAAGTCCATACCCAGCTTTCAGCTTTACAGCATAAGGacaaggaaaaaaacccagacagaTGTACTGAGTACTTACATTGAAACCAGACATGTTAATGTCAATCTGCAGCTCGCCTTCTTTCTGTCCCTTTGGTGCAATTTGGTTGAGGAGATGGAAATAGGCTCTCGAATCCTGAAATGGATTAAGTGGCATATTCAACTCTCCCACATGGTGCTGAACACACACGAACATTACATCGCAGACTTGTCTGAATCAGGTCACTGAATACAATACCTTGACTGaattactgaagtcagtgagcttGACAGAtaagaaagagggaaagagcaCCATAGCAGAAATCCCGGAGGCATGAGCGGAAAGAAGAACAAAGTTAGAAACATTAAGCCAGTGTTAGAACCATAAACCAGCACTAAACTTAAACGGTCAAAAATAACTGGTCAGTACTGAATATTTTACACCACCacaatctgcaaaaaaaaaaaaaaaaaaaaaaaaagttggaggTCCTGGTCTTAAACAACTGCCTGCAGAGATCCAGCCCATATAGATTGACCTCTAGAGTAGCTTCATGCTCCTGATGCCAATTACTATATAATTTCTCAGGCGTATTGGCACATCCTCCCCACCTCAAATCAGAAAGGGATCCTTCTGTAGGGCTACCACATTCCTAAAGGAAACCAGTAAAGAGAAGATAGCGTTGTTGATATTTTGAATACATGGAGCCTGCAGGTTTTTCTTGTTGCATCACATTTATACAATGCAGGGTTTGGGTTTTTCTCTTAAAGCAGATCCCAAGACAAGATATGAGTTTTGTGTATTCACATGAACGTTTTAGCCATTCCAGAGATGATTTGGGGGTACAAACCTTTCGTCTAGtgggaagcaggggggtgggggggggggagatacagGTCTGAGCTTGTGTttttgagagagaggaaaaaccaAGAACTAAAACACTTTCCCTTACTGGGACCATGAAGTGTCCCATGAGAGCCTACCAGCTGGGAGCCTGCACTGAGCAGAGCTGTCTGGGCAGAGCACTTGGAGTTTTTCTAATTttgaaaatgggggaaaaaaattgaaagtttATGCAACATTCTCTGCATCCCCGGCCAGCGTTAGGCATCGATTTACTCCCTGCACCAAAGGAAGCTCCCTTTAGGCAGAagaaagttttaaatatttttaaaaagtcatataaATCACTTGCTTCTAACCCCCCAAATCCGTAGGCATGTCACTGGATTCCAGGCATGTTTGGAGCCCTTGCTGTATAAAGTTCACAAGCCATCACGCTCAGGAGGGCTGCTAGCTGGAAGGAAGCCACAAGATCAGCCACTAGCATCAGGGTTGAGGCCCTCTAGGAGACATGTcttcccccacctaccccccattTCACCAGGTCCCAGGTGAAGACTACAAGACTAGAGGTCCCTGCAGTGCCTCAGCCTGTACCATCTCAGGTAAAGTATCAGTATTTGCTAACAAGGGTTAGCGATTCCATACAATGAACGAGCTCTCCCCTGCAGAAACGGTCAAAACATTTTATGAAAATTTTCCCCATGTTTTTGGATGAGTTTTAGTCCAGTGCTTTCTACTGACCCTTGAAAACAGCTTCTGAAAGAGAACCGTCTTGAGAATGTGCCTTTTAGCCACACGAAAGAATCCTAGCTATGTACTGCTTCCCCGTTCGTACAGTAAAAACCCTTAAGGGCTTTTGAACTGGTATCTGCAGCTTTTGAAGATGAAGGCATCCATAAACAACAAAGACACACCACACTCGTTTTTATGGCTGGAGAATCAGTACCAAGCAGAGAGGATTCAAGGGCAGAACCCCTGAGTACGCTAGTTGTCATTTCTCTACTGTACGAGGACAGGGTCAGCTCTTATGTTGAAGTAAAGCAGCcctggatcctgcaaacactaagaGATGCTTCGCTTTACCAACCTGAGAGTGTCATTGAAATCAAACTCAGGGCAGTGAAGTtaaaagcatgtgtgtgtttgcaggatcagggcccaactGGTTAACAATTTATGTAACAATTCAGGAAAGAAACAAGTACTGCCCaatcaatcacacacacacacacttactttcacCCCAGCAACCTGGCTCAGATGCACCTGGCTGCGCCTCACAGAAGCGGAGCTCCAATTACCTTGATGTCAGAGCTGAAGTTATTGATTTTCTGCCACCCTGCATTTTCCAAATGGAAGTTGGCCCATCTTAGAAGCAGCTCTTCTGGGGACAGTTTCATAAGATCCTCCAAAGTCTCACCATCGCGAAGTAAGGCAGCCAAAGCTGGAAGAAAACAGATGTGCATAAATACAGGACagtactgctttttaaaaacagggaCTTCTTCTAAGTTAcagctagagctggctgaaaaaaatttcacccaaGTATTTTTGGACAAAAAATGACTGACCATATCCAAGTTTTTCCTCTAATAATTTCAGATTCTGCCAACATACCTTGGTATtgccaataaaaataatttttaaaaaatcgtaCTATTCCATGCAACATTTTTCTAGAagggattttatttttcccctccagAAAATACTTACATTTGTTGATCACCTCCAGTTACAACCCTCCAGGTCGAGGCAATTTAACTGGCTTATTTGGTACATGGCCCTTCCATTATAAAAAATCAGCGTGTATGCGATTTCACGTGTGTTTGTCTGAAAAATCACCACCACTACCAATACGCCACTGCCGTAAGTCCATTGCCGACGCGCACTAGGCAGGGGATTTGGAAATGCTATACCCAAGGGCTGCTTACATTGGTAGGGATGAGGGAGGGGAACAcgtaataaaaagaaaagcagagtcACCCAGAAGCCTTTGTGTGACACGGTTAGCCCACAAGGATCCCAGAGCTTGATGACGGGTGGGATCACTTAGCAGCTACATGTGGCAGGCGGCCTGCGGCGTCACTATACGGTCTTTGACAAGGGAAAGGAAAGCTAAGCTACCCTACCAAAAGGTGCCAGGGGAATTTAGGTGATCGAAGAAGGGAAACGGCCAACGTGCAGTTATTTGTGATCCAAACATCTTCCGAAGTCTCTCCCTAAGAGTCAGCGTTTCGAGCTCTACCAAGAAAATGCCACTCGCCGAATCACTAACACCACTGCTGGCACGGAGGGGCTCCCATCCAAGTTCTGGCGTGGTCCAATTCTGCCTCGCTTAGAAGAGCTGATGTCACAAGTCCACGTACCATAACCACCAGGCAGCCAGAAATTTTGCTTGATTTAACATCCAACCCAGTTTCAAGATTATGATTTAAAGATTACACCTTTTATTTTAGTCAGCTGGCTACATATTCAGTAAGCAAGATCTGTCTTGTAACAAACTTCTCCAACAACTGGGGAGGTGCACCAGGACATATCGAAATAGAGAGTGAATGCACTTGCTCTTTGATGCCTGGTGTTTTAGAGCAGGGGGCACGCTTGCATTGATACACTCAGGATAGGCACAGTGGACACTCACAGACCAGgttgaatattttttatttaatcatgactaaaaaaaatgttttgtgaaaatttaaatttggttaaaaaaaaagagcaacaAAGAATCAGTTTTGGGAGGCTTTTGTCAAAAAGCCAGAAAGTTTTAGTTACAACAAGTCTGAGAAAAGAAGGCAtgctttttgaccagctctaagcATCACACAATGGTGCCCTGTGATTTGAGAACATCTACTTGCAGATAGAAACACATCTAATTAATGGTCTATGGACATTTAGCAGTTCCCCCATTCCCAGTCAGAATTTATCATTGCTCAAAGAACGTGAGCTCATTCACACCTTTCGAAGCTTGCACTGGTTTAGCTCAAGGTGGACCCGTGACAAGAAAACCTTGTGGCTACTGCTACAGCTGAAAGGTGCCCACGCTACCCGCACATGCCATCCAGCCTATTCAAGCCAACTCCATAGAGTCCTGGGAGGGTCAATGGCCTCTCAGTCTGAGAGCCCAAAGCAGGCTCTTCACAATCAAAGTGAGCAGTAAAAGAAGTCCCTTTGcagagaaggggaagaaaaatgaAGAGTAGATTGGCTGGATGAGAAGAATGTGGCATGAAGGACCTGCTGCTGAAAGACAATGTCTGTCAGGCTGAGCTATGCCGCTGAAATGAGTAATTTCAAGTCTCGTTCAgatattccccctccccacggGACAGTAGGTCAAGATCAGGCAGATCAGGTGACCAGGGGCTTGGTCTTATATAAGCAACCGATTACTCCCCACCTCCATCCCaattcacacttgctatctggtcaccctaaggttAGGCTTGACTAAGGATAAACAATCATTTGCAGTGTTACTACCTTCATTTCTGCTGAGTTCGATGTCGGCAAACAAGCCAATCTTAATAATCTGCCAGAGAAGCCCCAGCACCAGATGCGGTTTCCCTTCCCTCAAGTCCTCTGCTCCAATATTGACAACATGACACCCAATGGCGGAGGCGGAATTCAATGCCAAGTTCAAGTTCTCCTGTAAACAAGAGAGCTAAATGAGAGGCCTCCGCCTTTTGTTCAGTGCAGACAGCCTGGGGACCTCCCTGCTTTTAGTAGAAGAAAACTCGCAGTTTTACAGTAACTATAGCTGCATTACACTCCAAGGGAGTATTTTAAAAGAAGTCTCATGGAAGTGGACTGAATTAATAAGAACTGAATTAGACCCAAGGGTTTAATTTCAGTCTCTGGTTTTTAGTTTCAGCCTCTGAGTCACATCGAGTGGCATCAACGAGATTAAGACTGGAACATCAAAGCGTGCATTAAAATGTTACATGTGCACACACAGGTTTGTGTATTACAACACCGTGTGTATTCtcatacaaacacacatgcacagctaTCGGCCTCCCTTCTGATAACAGCAGCATAAACCTTGAGGTACGTAGATTGCTACAGCATTTCAGTTTTGATAAAGTCTGTGAAGGGGACCCTTAGCAGCTTTTGGCATTACGTCATTCCTCTTGCCCTTACGAATATTTACAGAACATTACCCTTTGCACTAAGATTTCCATTTAATGCACAGTACAGAGATTCCTTTAAATtattaaatacaattaaaactGATCTCTGCTCTGGACCAGAGTCCTGAATTAATTCCGTGAGTTGCTGTATTAATCTCCCCTCACAAACCCTGTACGATTTCAATCTTTGTAAGGGATCATGAAAGTATATTATACCATACCTGAATTATAAATGGTGTGAGTTTTTTCTTGTTGATTGCTCTTTCGTCAATTGTATCCGGAACAGAAAGATTGATCATTTTACTGACAAAGACAAAAATATTCAAACACCATTAAGCGCTTAATCCTAACACAAGTTGTTGCAAATAAACAGAACAACAATGAGATTTGATCAGACACTTTGTACTcagttgtttaaaataaaaggtttagatTTGGGACATCAAGAATGTATTTGTAATTTATAGTTAAGCCTGATGAAACTTTAAACACAGTAACAGCCACCACTGAACTAGATCAGTTGCTTGAGTAAAAACACATGAATTATTCAGAATACCATCAGCAAACTGGTGAAGACCCATTATTCTGCTGTAAATTCTAGAGGGaagatttgttttcttccaaTTTAACCCCGTTGTGTGTTTCAGCATACTTAGAAGGGAGACACCTTGCTAATATTAAATAGGAATTCCAAAATAAAAACCCAGACAGTGCAAACATTCGGAAGAGATGGCGTGTGAAGCGAATTCACAGAAGGCTCAGAATGGGTTTTTCTACTACTCAGCGTGTAGAGCAATGCTTCCTGCATCTACAGGCAAGAGGAGTCGAAGCAGAGGTTTTGCTGTACATTATAAATTATTCCCCACTTGGTCCTACTTGTAGATCACAGATCGGCAGGTGTCAAAACAAGGCAGGTAAAGACATCATCAAAGTGAAAATAGGCAATGCCTAACCTAGAGTAGATCTTCCGCCTTTTGCTACAGTGCCCCTGGAATACCATGTCACCTTGCTTTTCAATCTAAAAGCCGTTTCTACAGCGTGAAAATGTAGGCTATTTGATGGCCCTGGAGAGTAGACTCCACATTTTGCAGTGAACAGCAGAGCAAGTTTCACTACCAATGGGCCCCACCTTCGTCCTAGAGCCTAATCCAGCTATCATTAGAGCCAATGGGAAGTAGATCGGGTATTCAGAGATCCTGTTGCTAGACGCATTCATCCTTAGCCTCTGTTGAGGCTTCCAACATGGGACATGACAGTGCTTCGAGATGCAGGAATGTAAGGAAACTGGACTGATGTCAGAACATGCCCCCACAGGTCACTGTCACACATTTCTGTGCATCCATGAATGTAGCTGGGTTTTTGTAGGACAGACTTTTCTGAAGTCAGTGTGTGTAACAAGACCCAAAGAGAAGCGAGAATCCACAGACAATATATAACCCCAGTTTCCCCCATATCATCAAAGCTGGCAGCAAAAGCAAAAGCATGCTCTTGCACTGAAAGTCTGAAGTGACTACGTACCCCTTTTTATACGGGCACAGAATTCTATCCAAACATACAGGGTCAGAAAAGCAGCCTAGATTGAAGAGTCAAGTCCCAATGACAGGGCTTCTGTAGGAAACAGACTTACCATAGTACAATCCCATCTCCAACAGCTTTGAACAGGTCATCTGTATTTGGATTCATTGGAATAACATGCCTGCAGTCGGGATCATTTTCCAAGGCTTTGTTTATCCAGTTTACAAAGGCATATTTTTCTTCCTCTAAAACGAGTGCAATCAAAGCAAATGCaggctttttacagcatagcATACATTTGAACGGTGCACAGTAATTATTGTACTACATTTTCACTTTATTGgtcacagtgcttaatttgtgccagggttgaGCCCCGGCACCCCTAGGCTTGGCCGTTCAGAGCCCCGTCACCtttggcttgctgcatcagttatgaatgtaaaaacacaacttgagccccggcacctctatcATTACAAATTAAGAACTGATTGGTCATAAAAGTCAAATTCAGAGCTTTTTATCCTCTGTAGTAGTATAGGAATTTTCACAGTGCAAGTCACTCACTGAGCTGGCTATAGCCAAATGCAAGAGGAATACATCAGCAAACTGAAAATGCTAGCACGACAAATCTCAGGAACGTGGACATACTCGGCCACTCAACTTAAAGGGAGCTAATGTGGCATCCCTTGATATCTAGCCTTGCTCTTGTTTCAATTTAACTATtccgggcgggggcggggcttgTTTTCTGCCAGGTCATTCAACTTGCTAGTTCTCGGGTTTGCTCTGCTCACTCAAGAAAGCATTCGAATGCCGGAGCAATACCTGAATAAGAGTGTTGGGTTCCTTCACTGGAGAGCTCTGATGTTCCACCAATCGCacaaattccctcttttctgttgATGGCTTTTCTGAACGTTTTAGCGATCTCACTGCTTTTCAGCTCTTGGAAAATCTACAGTGCAGGAACTTTTGTTTAGACAAACATTCATTTCTATAAACTGGGAAACACGTGTTTAAGCCAACACTGCAGTGTAATCAGCAAGCCTAAGAACGGTCTAGCAGAATGCTGCTGGATCTACATTTGCGACGGGGGAAAACAATGGGGCTCCATTGGATTTAATCAAGTTAAGTAGCACAAACAGCTACTGAAATGGCCTTAAGAAGCCAGTAACTTACACGCATTTATCATCATTTTAGTTCGGTTGCAAGAGGCCACCAGAAGAGCTCAAAACTCTGCAGTCTGAAAGCAAGTGTACATGCAGTCTCCATGTGAGCAAAACCATTCAGAAAGCTGCTGCACAATTGTAACCAGTTCGTGTAAGCAGGACAGCTCATGGGATGTGTCTTTAGCTCACACAGACGTGACTTTGTCCACACCCCACAGAAGACAAAACTCGGAGTTTTTTA
Above is a window of Natator depressus isolate rNatDep1 chromosome 9, rNatDep2.hap1, whole genome shotgun sequence DNA encoding:
- the PLS3 gene encoding plastin-3 isoform X1 — translated: MASSTQISKDELEELREAFAKVDLNSNGFICDYELHELFKEANLPLPGYKVREIIQNLMIDSDKNKDGKISFEEFVFIFQELKSSEIAKTFRKAINRKEGICAIGGTSELSSEGTQHSYSEEEKYAFVNWINKALENDPDCRHVIPMNPNTDDLFKAVGDGIVLCKMINLSVPDTIDERAINKKKLTPFIIQENLNLALNSASAIGCHVVNIGAEDLREGKPHLVLGLLWQIIKIGLFADIELSRNEALAALLRDGETLEDLMKLSPEELLLRWANFHLENAGWQKINNFSSDIKLTDFSNSVKDSRAYFHLLNQIAPKGQKEGELQIDINMSGFNEKDDLKRAEYMLQQADRLGCRQFVTPADVVSGNPKLNLAFVANLFNKYPALTKPENQDIDWTLLEGETREERTFRNWMNSLGVNPHVNHLYGDLQDALVILQLYEKIKVPVDWNKVNKPPYPKLGANMKKLENCNYAVDLGKRPAKFSLVGIGGQDLNDGNQTLTLALVWQLMRRYTLNVLEDLGDGQKANDDIIVNWVNRTLREAGKSTSIQSFKDKTISTSLAVVDLIDAIQPGCINYDLVKTGDLSEDDKQNNAMYAVSMARRIGARVYALPEDLVEVKPKMVMTVFACLMGRGMKKV
- the PLS3 gene encoding plastin-3 isoform X2, yielding MASSTQISKDELEELREAFAKVDLNSNGFICDYELHELFKEANLPLPGYKVREIIQNLMIDSDKNKDGKISFEEFVFIFQELKSSEIAKTFRKAINRKEGICAIGGTSELSSEGTQHSYSEEEKYAFVNWINKALENDPDCRHVIPMNPNTDDLFKAVGDGIVLCKMINLSVPDTIDERAINKKKLTPFIIQENLNLALNSASAIGCHVVNIGAEDLREGKPHLVLGLLWQIIKIGLFADIELSRNEALAALLRDGETLEDLMKLSPEELLLRWANFHLENAGWQKINNFSSDIKDSRAYFHLLNQIAPKGQKEGELQIDINMSGFNEKDDLKRAEYMLQQADRLGCRQFVTPADVVSGNPKLNLAFVANLFNKYPALTKPENQDIDWTLLEGETREERTFRNWMNSLGVNPHVNHLYGDLQDALVILQLYEKIKVPVDWNKVNKPPYPKLGANMKKLENCNYAVDLGKRPAKFSLVGIGGQDLNDGNQTLTLALVWQLMRRYTLNVLEDLGDGQKANDDIIVNWVNRTLREAGKSTSIQSFKDKTISTSLAVVDLIDAIQPGCINYDLVKTGDLSEDDKQNNAMYAVSMARRIGARVYALPEDLVEVKPKMVMTVFACLMGRGMKKV